Proteins found in one Mustela lutreola isolate mMusLut2 chromosome 10, mMusLut2.pri, whole genome shotgun sequence genomic segment:
- the C10H1orf216 gene encoding UPF0500 protein C1orf216 homolog, translating into MFTIQPGLAEGGQFPGGPPGVCQAEFQPDSNSNFMASTKDANENWHGMPGHVEPIPMRSSSELPSDNQAFQDPGLPKGEVRSPPEGAEIPGAKLEKLGGASAVRSPLEDNGYASSSLSTDGSSSSPEPACGTPQGLGPADPLPPSVARAVQQLQAQERYKEQEKEKHHAHLVMYRRLTLLQWIRGLQHQLVDQQARLQESFDTILDNRKELIRCLQQRAAPSGPQEQG; encoded by the coding sequence ATGTTCACCATCCAGCCAGGGCTAGCTGAGGGGGGCCAGTTCCCTGGGGGCCCACCGGGAGTATGTCAGGCAGAGTTCCAACCAGACAGCAACTCTAACTTCATGGCAAGTACCAAAGACGCCAATGAGAATTGGCATGGGATGCCTGGCCATGTGGAGCCCATACCGATGAGGAGCTCCTCTGAGTTGCCCTCTGACAACCAGGCCTTCCAGGACCCCGGACTCCCTAAAGGGGAGGTACGCAGCCCCCCAGAGGGGGCAGAAATACCCGGAGCTAAGCTTGAGAAGCTGGGTGGCGCCAGCGCGGTCCGCTCCCCGCTGGAGGACAATGGCTATGCCAGCAGCTCTCTAAGCACCGATGGCTCCAGCAGCAGTCCTGAGCCGGCCTGTGGGACCCCCCAAGGCCTGGGCCCTGCAGATCCCCTTCCGCCCTCGGTGGCCCGGGCTGTGCAGCAGTTGCAGGCCCAGGAGCGCTAcaaagagcaggagaaggagaagcaccaTGCACACCTAGTGATGTACCGCCGGCTGACCCTGCTGCAGTGGATACGGGGCCTGCAGCACCAGCTGGTAGACCAGCAGGCCCGCCTGCAGGAGAGCTTCGACACCATCCTGGACAACCGGAAGGAGCTGATCCGCTGTCTCCAACAGAGGGCGGccccctctgggccccaggagcagGGCTAA